The Candidatus Hydrogenedentota bacterium genome includes a region encoding these proteins:
- a CDS encoding DUF1559 domain-containing protein, which produces MRRGFTLIELLVVIAIIGILAAILLPALARAREAARRSSCQNNLKQFGLVFKMYANESGGGQFPPCAPFGNPFMNGMTLLSAPSAEAVYPEYLSDLETAKCPSDAGIDAAGQYVATRLPDTGDFDSWVLAARDSGDRVAENFFQSARLGRSYAYKGYVSTNREEYYGLWGAMGAKPFSTVVSIPGLSTPVRVKDFTQDLSLADGAWPPMVDQAVARGTANGEKVLRLREGVERFLITDINNPGAAASAQSEIAVQWDTFGNPSEAGATAGVAVFNHVPGGSNVLYMDGHVEFIRYPTKFPVLADKGMLTENGHFGLY; this is translated from the coding sequence ATGAGGCGCGGATTCACCCTGATAGAGCTCTTGGTTGTCATTGCGATTATCGGCATACTGGCCGCCATTTTGCTGCCCGCGTTGGCGCGGGCGCGCGAGGCGGCGCGGCGCTCAAGCTGCCAAAACAACCTGAAGCAGTTCGGGCTGGTTTTCAAGATGTACGCGAACGAGAGCGGCGGCGGGCAGTTTCCGCCGTGCGCGCCTTTCGGCAACCCTTTCATGAACGGCATGACCCTGCTCAGCGCGCCCTCCGCCGAGGCGGTGTATCCTGAATACTTGTCAGACCTTGAAACGGCGAAATGCCCTTCCGACGCGGGGATTGACGCGGCGGGCCAGTATGTGGCGACGCGGCTTCCGGACACGGGTGATTTTGACTCGTGGGTGTTGGCGGCGCGCGATTCCGGGGACCGGGTGGCGGAGAACTTTTTCCAGAGCGCGCGGTTGGGCCGGTCCTACGCCTACAAGGGGTATGTCTCCACAAACCGGGAGGAGTACTACGGGCTGTGGGGCGCGATGGGCGCAAAGCCCTTTTCCACCGTGGTGTCCATTCCGGGACTGAGCACGCCGGTGCGGGTCAAGGACTTCACCCAGGACCTCTCGCTGGCGGACGGCGCCTGGCCGCCCATGGTGGATCAGGCGGTGGCGCGGGGCACGGCGAACGGGGAGAAGGTGCTGCGCCTGCGCGAGGGGGTGGAGCGGTTTCTCATCACGGACATCAACAATCCCGGCGCGGCGGCAAGCGCGCAGAGCGAGATCGCGGTGCAGTGGGACACCTTCGGCAATCCCTCAGAGGCGGGCGCCACAGCCGGTGTCGCGGTGTTCAACCATGTGCCTGGCGGCAGCAATGTGCTGTACATGGACGGCCATGTGGAGTTTATCCGGTATCCCACGAAGTTCCCCGTCCTGGCGGACAAGGGGATGCTGACTGAAAACGGGCATTTTGGATTGTATTGA